The segment ATCTGGAAAGCGATATTGACTATAAAGAAATCCTTGATTTCAAGCCCGATCTGCTAGGAATTTCACTGTATGATATCAATAAAAATGCTGCGTACAGAGTAAGTGGTAAATTACGTCAGCTCATGCCGGAGTTGTTTCTCTGCTTCGGTGGAAATCTGCCGACATATTTCGATGAAGGAATTCTGGAAGAATGCAAAGATGTTGACTTTGTTATTAGAGGAGAAGGCGAGAACGTCTTGTTGGAGGTTGTATCCAAGAGTGATCTTAAAGCTTCGATGAGGGAAATTAAGGGGGTGACCTTCAGAGAGGGAGAACAAATTATTGTTAATGAAAGCCAGGAGTTGATCTGTGATTTGGACAGCCTGCCTTTTCCGGCAAGAGATTTGCTGATCCAGAATCATTCGAAATCCGCACAGATTTCAACCTCCAGAGGCTGCAAGGCCAAATGTACCTTTTGTGCCTCCCAGTTATTCTGGAAACGCTGGCGAGGTCGCAGCGTTAAGAACATTGTGGATGAGCTTGAGTACATTGTGAATACCTACGGTATCCGAACTTTTAATTTTATTGACGGAAGCTTCGAGGATCCTGGTGATGATTCGGATCGTCTCTGGCAAATCGCTCGTGAAATTGTTGACCGGAAATTATTCATCTCCTATTTCTGCCATATGCGAGCCGAGTTCTACAAGAATGCAAGCGATGAGCAGCTAAGGTTACTTAAGGAATCGGGGCTTTGCGGTGTTTGCACAGGGTTAGAATCTGGAAATAAACGTGACCTGAGGCTATACGGAAAGATTGCTAACCATTACGACATGGATAGGGCTATTCATATATTTAACGAATACGGAATCAATATCGAACCGGGATTCATCAATTTCAATCCTTATTCTACGTTGGAAGGATTGCGTGAAAACATCCAATTTCTTGAAAAGTACGGGTTTGCCTCCAATATAGAGCATATTTCTACTATATACAAAATGTATAAAGGGACGAGATTGTACGATGTCATTAGAGCCGATGGCCTACTGAAGCCTGATAAATTTAATGAATTTGGATATAAATTTAGGGATCGACGGGTTGAAGTGCTATTTCAAAAGGTTCACAAGTTTATCATGAACAATGACGATCAGGGCATTGTGGATTTATTCGGTAAACTGGTCTATTTCACTACTAAACAATGGACGCTCACAAATTACTATAAACGGATACTACTGGACAGGGGGTCTACAGATGCTGTTGATGCTATAACGGAATTTGAACTCGCAGGCATGCAATACAGAGACAATTTAAACAGTACGATAGCAAACTGGTTCAACGAATTACTTGATTTGGCTGAAAACCAGTGGAGTGAGGAGCAGTCGGATAAAATCACTGGCAATTACTTAAACAAGCAATATATCACAGATATACTAAAAAGTTTTCAAAAAGCAAAAACGGCGCTATACAAGAATTTGATTAAGTATGATATGAACTTTTTAACTAATACTATCGATTTTATCTAGAGAGGAGGGAGGCTGTCTTGATCAAAATTTCCAAGCAAATGCTGGACAGAATGACCAAGAAATTTGGAGCCGATGTGGATAGCCTGGTATTTGTGGGTGGAGGAAAAGAGGAATCGGACGGTATCCTTTATAGTTATAGCTCCGGTTCCAAGGAGATGGTTCTCAAGATTCTATCTATTCCGAAGGAAAATGCCGATACAGCATTCGAAGAAATGGAAGAACGTACTCGGTTTGTAAATTATCTAGGAAGACAAGGTATGGACATCGCTTATCCGGTAAAAAACAAAAATAACAATATCATTGAAACGATAGAAACAGAAGAATATATTCTGGCAGCTTATGAGATGAACAGAGTCTACGGCAATATTCCTCAAGCCCATGATTTTTCTAAAAACTTCTACATCCGATACGGGAAAATTATAGGAAAGCTTCACCAGCTCTCTAAGATCTATCCCAAGTGGAAAGGAAATGCACCGGATGGGGACAGTAAAGTGCTGCACTGGAGTGATGAATGGAAATTCTTTTATTCATGGTGCCAGGATTCAGAGGTGAAACGGGCATGGCAGAATATCAAAGCGGAACTGTCCTCCCTTCCTGTAACGCGTGATACCTTTGGTTTCATTCATAATGATCCTCATGTGGAAAATATTATGATAGAAAAGGGCCGAGTCGTTCTAATCGACTTCGATGTCGCCAATTTCCATTGGTTTATGAATGATATTGCTATAGCTTCGCAGTTTCTGATGTTTTCGACGACTGGAGGAATGGGTGCACCGTTTAAGGATATGGATAAATTGAAATCGTTCTATATGCATTTTATGAATGGTTACGAAACTGAAAATCATATGGATGCCATTTCACTAGATAAGTTAGAGCTATTTATCAATTACCGTAGATTGCTGATGTATACCATTTCACAGCATTGGCTGGAGTCGAATCCGGAGCAAAAGAAATCGTGGAAGCAGATGATTCTTAACAGTCCGTCGCTTCATTTGTTCAATTAACCAAAGCACAAGCGCATGTGGGGAAGCGAATTTGGATACGTTGAAAAACCGAATTGCCACACTACCAATCATGAGAGGCTATGATTCCATGGAACTTGTAAAGAAACTGGACAAGGGCAATGTCGAAGATATTGTAGCGGTAACTCCAATGCAGGCAAGCATGCTATTCCATTATTTCAGCGATCCTTCTAGCGGTATGTATTTCGATCAGTCCTGCTACAGATTGAAGGGCAAGATTAGTGCAGATGCGCTGGTTCAAGCATGGAATGTCGTAGTGCATAACAATGAAATTTTGCGGACCGTATTCCGTTGGCAGGGAATCAGGTTCCCACTACAGATTGTTCAGAAGGAATATGATCTTCCCATCACTCATTATCGGCTTAGTAATTTGAATACAATAGCTAGACAAAGAGACATTGAGAGCATCAGACTTGCGGATATCCAGCGGTTGGCAGATATAACGGATGAGCCCTTCCGGGTAATATTGTGTGAATTATCACCTGACGAGTACGAAATGATTGTAAGTACTCATCATGTTTTGTACGACGGCTGGAGTAATGCGTTGATGCTAAAAGAAGTATTGCAGGCTTATGGGGCTATTACCAACAATGAAGAGCCTAGACAGGTAAGAAAGCCAAGATATAAGGAGTTGGTCAGATGGTATCAGCGGCAGGATAAAGAGCATCATAAAAAATTCTGGAAAAATTACTTGAGGGAATATAAGCCGCAGACCTTGCATGAAGAAGTAAGGTACAGAAAAGCCGAGCGACCTGAAGAATATTCGTTGGTACTGGAGGATAGCCTGGTACAACAAATTCAAAGGTATTTACGAAGTAAGGAAATCACACTTGCTACCTTCATTTATGCCGTATGGGGCATATTGCTATATCAACAGAAAGGCCATAAAGATACCCTTATAGGAGTAACTCTCTCCGGTAGGACTCCAGACATTATTAATGTGGAATCAATGATCGGTTTGTTCATCAATACCCTTCCGCTTAGAATCACATTTGATTCAGAGAAGACTGCCGGTGAACTCCTCCATGATATTAACAACGACCTGTTGATTTTTAAAGAATATGAAGGAACCTCATTGTTGGATATTCACGACTGCGTAACGTCTCCACTTGACGGGCAGTTATTCGACACTCTAGTCGTCATTCAAAACTATCCGGTCGATAAAATTATTACCAATGAAGATGCTAATATTCAACTAAGCTTTGTATCTTCTTATTATTTGACAAATTTTAAACTAACGCTGAGTGTTAAAAATTTTAATGGCCTCCAACTGGATTTTAGTTTTACTAAAGACGATTACCGATTGGATGAAATTGAAGCAATGGGCCAACAGTTAGCCTCCCTTCTTGGCTGGATGGCCGCTGGAGATTACGATGAAATGGCTGTTTCAGATATAACTATGCTCTTGAATCAAAGAAAAAGTGAAGGATTATTCCGAATTCAGGAAACGATCCATCAACTTGATTCGATAGGAAGGATAAACTTCGATGAAATATTTTAGCGTACCTGCGGATTTCAAAAAAGAAACCATCGATAGATATGAGGCACTCAACAGACGGTACAAAGATGCCAAAGTGCTAGAAACCTACGGCCAATTAACATCGGTTGGCCTTGTGAATTCAGGCAGAGTTACGGAAGTGTTACCTAATGTCGATGTCAAAAGCTTTACCGAATATGTGTCCTACTCGAAGGATAAAGGTATTGACTTTAACTATACCCTGAATCCGTCTTGCTTAGGAAATATGGAGTTTTCGGAGGCAGGAATGGAGCAACTGATTGCTCAGCTTAAGCTCATCAAGAGCCTGGGTGTAGATTCGCTTACGCTTACCTCACCTCAACTGATGGAACTGGTGAAAGGCGTTGGCCTCGGATTTAAGATTAAAGCCTCGGCAATCTGTGAAATTACATCTCCCAGCAAAGCACTCTTCTATAAAAAAATGGGTGTGGAGAGAGTTGTTGTAGACCCGGATATTACAAGGAATTTCGAAAAGCTTAAAAATATTTGTAAGGGATTCGGCAGCGGAGTTGAGATTATCATCAACAATGTGTGCTACAAGGACTGCGCATACAAAATGTTTCATTATAACCACGAAGCGCATTGCACCAAAGATCATCCGGAGCAGACAATCAGGAATTATTATTTCAATCGATGCTCGATGCAAAAAGCGAGCGGATATAAAAATTCGGTCAGGCTGAACTGGATCAGGCCTGAGGATCTAAAATATTATACGGAGTCAGGAATATCGTACTTCAAGCTCCAGGGCCGGCAAAATATTGTAAATGGTGATGGCGCTAAGACACTTGAACATTATTTTAATGGAGACTTTGATGGCAATCTATTTGATTTGATTACTATGTTTGCACCGTATAATTCGTTCCAACCTTACATGGACAACAAGAAACTGGACGGATTCGTAAAGACGTTCTACGATCATCCGACATTTTGTAAAGACTTATGCGATTCGTGCAAATATTGCGAGAAATATGCTATGAAGTGTATTGACAGAAGCAGCGTGGAGGAATTAAACAAACAGGCATTAGATTTTTATACTGCCTATGATGACTACACGCATGGCATCCGAAGACATGTGCGGTCAACATCCCGAAATGAAGGTTTTACTAACACAGAGTTGGATTGTGAATTCGAATTCTAGGCCAGAACAATGAAAGGAACATTAACTATGAAATATTTCAACATTCCCGCAGATTTCAAAATGGAAACTATTGATAAGTATGATGAATTAAACCAGCAATACAGTGACTCCAAAGTAATTGAAACCTATGGACAGATTACTTTGGGTAACAGAATCGGCTCCGGAAGGGCTTATGATTTGATCCCCAAACTGGATATTACGGGTCTCCAGAAGTACATTGATTACTCGGCTCAAAAAAATATTGGCTTTAACTATACAATGAATACCACTTGTATGGGCAATAAGGAATTTACCAAGCAAGGGATAAATGAAATTCTGGGGTTCCTGGATGAACTGTATGCAGCAGGTGTCCGTTCATTAACGGTCACTTTGCCTTCCATGATTGAGATTATTCGGCTGAAGAATTACGATTTCGAAATCAAGGCCTCAACCGTTTGTCAAATCATTAATGCTAATAAAGCGTTGGCTTATAAAAATTTGGGTGTTGATAAGATTGTAATCGATGAATCAATCAACCGGGATTTTGAGATGCTGAAGCGAATACGAAACGCATTTGGCGAGAAAGTTGAAGTCATCACCAATGTAATATGCCATAAAAACTGTATATATGAAATGTTTCACCATAATCAGACTTCCCATGACGACGGTATTCGATCTGGTGATTCCAGTGCGACCTATTACTCTCACCGCTGTATGATGAAACGCTCGGAGAACTTCGCCAACATCATGAAGCTGGCCTGGATCAGACCCGAGGACCTAAAATATTACACCGGAATAGGTATAAATTATTTTAAGCTGCAGGGAAGACAAGCGATTCTTAAGGGGGATCCGGTCCGGGCGACCAAATGTTATTTTGAGGAGTCATTTGACGGTAACTTGATGGACCTACTGGACATGTTTTCACCAACGAACTCGTTCAATGTCTATATTGATAATAAAAAGTTAGACGGCTTCCTGAAGCCTTTTTATGAGAAGCAAAATTTTTGCAATAATGACTGTACCTCTTGCCGATACTGCGAATCCTACGCCAGAAGGCATACAGAGTATGAAAAAGTACAAGAGATGTTTGATTTGGCTACAGATTTTTATCAGGAATTCGATCAATTCACTAATATGGTAAAGGAATCCAGTCATGCGGCTACTCCCGCAAAGCCAAAAAAAGATAACGCTGAGCTCAACAAAATCGCCGAATTGAATTTCGAGTTTTAATACGGTATACGACGGAGGAACTATATGTATACAGGGATGATAAGTACGTTAGAAGAATTCAAAGAGTCCAGAAATTATTGGATGGATAAGCTGGGAAGTGAATTTGACAATACGGAATTTCCTGCCGACTTCAGCCCTGAAGCCGCAGGAGCTAAAACTATTTTCCATTTCTCGTTCGATCAGGAGATGTCCGCAAGCCTGTTGAATATGTCCAAAGACCAGGACGTGCTTCTATATATCATGTTAACAGCTGCATTTAAGATTCTGCTCAACAAGCTGACGAACGAAGAGAATATCATAGTGTGTTCTCCGATTTTTAACACATCAGCTGCAGTTAACCCTTCATTTAAAGGTATCTTGCTCAAAGAGCGGATCGTCAGAGCGATGAGCTGCAAGGAGTTTTTGCTCAATGTAAGAAATACCGTTATTGAAGGTTATAAGAATCAGCATTACCCGATAGAGCAACTCCTTGAAGGTGAGGAACGCCGGCAAGCTGCATTTTCCAGAACCATTATACTTCTAGAAAGCATACATGGTTCCACACAGCCGGAGAGCCTAATAAATAATATAGATAACAACGTTACTTTTGCATTTCATAAGAATGATGAGCTTATTGGTGGGAAGATTATTTATCCGTCCGGTATGTACTTGGAAAAGACTATTGGCACCTTCTGCGATTGTTATACGTTCCTGCTGAAACAGATGCTCGCCAACATCAATGCTCCAATCAGAGACTTAGAGCTGGTTGCGGAGGCAGACCGGGACAAGCTATTGCATACATTCAACAATACCGAACGGACTTACCCGTACAATAAACCGTTAAGCCAATTGTTTGAAGAACAGGTGCTGCTGAATCCGGACCGAACCGCTGTCGTATTTGATGGCCAACAATTGACCTACAGTCAACTCAATGAACGGTCTAATCAATTGGCTGCTCTACTGATTGACCTAGGAGTAACGGATAGAGATATAGTGGCTATACAAGCCGAATATTCCCTAGAGATGGTTGTTAGCATTTGGGGGGTTCTGAAAGTCGGAGCCGCATACCTGCCGATCGACCCCAAATATCCTCAAGAGCGAATTCGTTATATGCTTGAGGACAGCAAGGCCAAGTACCTGCTTGCCCAAAGCGAATTCATAAGCACCAGTCCAATTACCGCCATTGATTTGAACGATGAAGTGCTGTTTGTCAACAAACCAGTCCACAATCCGGGGACTTTGGTAAAAGCCGAGAATGCCGCATGCATGATTTATACTTCTGGATCAACAGGATTGCCAAAGGGTGTCGTAATCCGACATAACAGCCTTGTGAATTTTATTGACTGGCGGATTCAGGAATATCGCTTTACAGCTGCTGACGTCATTATGCAACTGCTCTCTTTTTCTTTTGACGGATTCGGAACGAATTTCTATTCCAGTTTGCTTTCAGGGGGGTGTCTAATCCTTCCTGCCGGTAACCGCTGGGGTGATTTCAACTATATTGCGCAGTTGATGAAAGATAATAGGGTAACCAGCATGAGTGTTGTTCCGGTGATGTATGAGGCGATTTTGAACCATGCAGAGAAAAGTCAATTGGAATCGCTTAGGCTGGTTGTTCTTGCCGGTGATAAGTGTAATTCTGAGCTTATCGCCATGAGTGAACAGCAAGCAGGTCATATCTTACTTGTTAATGAATATGGCCCCACAGAAAATACCATAACAACCACAGCGCAAGTTGGGATGCAGGCGGACCAACCGAATATTATTGGCTATCCAATCGCTAACCAGAGCATATATATCATCAATCAAGACAATAATCTCATGCCTGTCGGCATTAAAGGAGAGCTGTGCGTCTCCGGTGCGGGACTGGCAAGTGAATATTGGAACAATCCGGAGTTAACTATTGAGAAATTCATTCAAAATCCGTTTGTTCCCGGTGAACGAATGTACCGGACCGGTGATATTGCCAAGAGGCTTCCAGACGGAAACGTTGAGTTTCTGGGGAGGGCGGACTATCAGGTCAAAATCAGAGGGTACCGCATCGAGCTTGTAGAGGTCGAGAGGGCAATAATGAATACGAATCTGTTAAGGGAAGCAATTGTCATGGAGAGGGAGGATCTCGCCGGAAAGCAATATTTATGCGCATATATTTTGGCTTCCGAACCGATTGATCTGGATGTTCTTAATGAATTGCTGCTGCAGAAATTGCCGAATTATATGATTCCGACGCGATACATCCAATTGGACAGCCTGCCTTTGACTCCGAACGGCAAAATCCATAGAAAGGCTCTGCCCGATCCGTATATGCTTCCAGGGCAATCTGCCGAATATGTTCAGCCTACCCATTATATTGAACATGAAATAGTAGCTATTTGGGCCAACGTCTTAGGAATTGATCAGGATAAAATCGGGATTAATAATAGTTTTTTTCACTTGGGTGGAAACTCCTTGCTGCTAATGCAGGTACACCATGCTATTGATCGGCTGTATCCGGATACAGTATCCATTCCTGAGCTGTTTGTTTACCACACTGTTTCCAAGCTTGCACTGTTTATTGAGGATAAGCAGAGTCAGAATACCGGACAATTCATGCTTGATGGCGTAAAGCTGCCCGAGGATTATTTCCATGTTGAGCCGATAGGGCGCTTAAATGACCGCATTTATTTTGAGGTGCCAGCAGACGTATTCTGCAAAATCAAGCATATAGAGCATGCTACCCCAGAGAATATATTGATTTTCGCCTATGCTTATCTGCTGATGAAGCTGTCTGATACCTCAACTGTGTGCCTGCAAGCGATAACCGGCAGTAAAAATGTAATTCGAAAGGTAACGCTGGATTTCCGGGAGCAGAATGATTTTACAACATTGTTCAGCATGATGGACCGTCAAATCGCTGCGGATGAATCAGCAGGGCTACGGGTTTCGAAACTGGCCCGCAGTAAAGTTGTTCAACAGGTATATACCGTTCTTCCGTTGTTTTACACCAAGCATTCCGTTAATAGGAGCAACACTCTGCACGAATTCTTTGATTTGCTGTTGGAGTTGAATCTGCTTGATGACAGTGCGCAGTTTGCCTGTGAATACAATTCCGCTCTGCTCAAGGATGACAAAGCAGAGGAGATCGTTCACATGTATCTTAAGCTTCTTGAATTAATGGCAGCGCAATTTAGCTGATTGGCTGGCGCAAAATCGGCTCTATGAGGTGAACGTATGACCAAGGGATTGGTAGACTTATTTTCGCTCAATGAAATGAAATCAGCTTCGAAAAATAATATTAAAAAAGCCTCTAATCAGGATATTGCAGTAATCGGCATGTCGGCTAAACTGCCCGTAGTCGACGATCTTGAGGATTTCTGGAACAGCCTTGCTGCGGGGAACGATTTCATTAGGGAAATACCTGAGCAGAGAAGGAAAGATGCGGAGAGTTATCTGAATTTTATCGGCAAGGAGAGCGATGCGGAACGATTCGAAGAAGCGGCTTATTTGCAGGAAATTGATAAATTCGATTACGCTTTTTTTGGGCTTTCGCCAAATGAAGCTGCGTTGATGGACCCGAATCAGCGTCTTTTTCTGGAAACGGCTTATCAGGCAATTGATGATGCCGGCTATGGCGGGGAACAAATCAGGGGAACGCGAACAGCAGTATTCGTTGCTTTCTCGAACGAAAGCGAGTACCGGAGAATTATTAACGATACGGCACCTGATTTATATCCGATTGCAGTAACAGGCAATTTGCCACCGATCATTGCAAGCAGAGTTTCCTATCTCCTCGACCTAAAAGGGCCTAGTATGATTATCAATACCGCATGCTCTTCATCACTTGTGGCTTTGCATCTTGGCTGTCAGGCACTAAAGAATGGCGAGTGCAGCATGGCTATCATCGGCGGTGTACAAGTGCACATGTTGCCGGTTAGACAAGTACAGATTGGAATTGAGTCTCCGGATCGCCGGGCCAGATCTTTTGATGACAGTTCTAATGGAACAGGCGGAGGTGAGGGCGTCATTGCAGTAATGCTTAAGCCTTTGGACAAAGCACTTCAGGACGATGATCATATTTATGCCGTCATTAAAGGAAGCGCTTATAACCAGGATGGGGCCACGATGGGTATATCTGCTCCAAATCCCGCCGCACAGGAGGATGTCATCGTCCAGGCTTGGCAGAACGCCGGCATTGATGCTTCCACGATCAGTTATATCGAGGCACATGGGACAGGGACAAAGTTGGGGGACCCCATCGAGATTGAGGGTATTCAACGGGCGTTCGAACGCTATACGGACAAGAAGCAATTTTGTGCCATTGGCTCGGTGAAATCCAACATCGGACATCTGGATGCTTCTGCGGGCTTGGTCGGTTTTCTGAAGGCTGTTCTGGCGCTGAAGCATAGACAAATTCCGCCTACCCTGCACTTTGAAAGGCCGAACAGAGCAATTCCATTTTTCAACTCGCCAGTTTACATCAATAGCAAGTTACGGAAATGGAAGCAAAACGGCGGAATTCCCAGAAGATGTGGAGTTAGTTCCTTTGGTTTTAGCGGAACAAATTGTCATGTTGTGCTTGAAGAAGTCATACAACGTGAGCCATTTTCGTCAGTTTCATCAAGCTGCTCGCATGTATTGGTACTTTCGGCAAAATCAGAAACTGTTCTGCACTCGTTAATTGAACACTACGCCGTATGGAATACTGAAGGGCTTGCTGTTGACGACATCTGTTATACCGCAGCGATTGGCAGAGGTCATTATAAATGCCGATTGGCACTAATGTTCCAGAATCATGAAGACCTTAAGCAGAAACTGAATGAACTGCTAACGCAAGGCACCGGGAACTACAGCGGTCAGGGTATATTCTTTAAAAGATGTGCCCCTAGCGATGCTGACAAAATTAAGCGGGCAGATGCTCCAAAAAGCCGAAAAAAGGAAAATCAGCAATCGACTGAAATTCTCCTCTCACTATTGCGTTCGGAAGGAGATATTGTTGAAGCTTTGTTGATCC is part of the Paenibacillus sp. FSL M7-0420 genome and harbors:
- a CDS encoding B12-binding domain-containing radical SAM protein, encoding MKVTLLALYTEGMQLWQEEIGLCSLASFLRRAGYEVQLISYLESDIDYKEILDFKPDLLGISLYDINKNAAYRVSGKLRQLMPELFLCFGGNLPTYFDEGILEECKDVDFVIRGEGENVLLEVVSKSDLKASMREIKGVTFREGEQIIVNESQELICDLDSLPFPARDLLIQNHSKSAQISTSRGCKAKCTFCASQLFWKRWRGRSVKNIVDELEYIVNTYGIRTFNFIDGSFEDPGDDSDRLWQIAREIVDRKLFISYFCHMRAEFYKNASDEQLRLLKESGLCGVCTGLESGNKRDLRLYGKIANHYDMDRAIHIFNEYGINIEPGFINFNPYSTLEGLRENIQFLEKYGFASNIEHISTIYKMYKGTRLYDVIRADGLLKPDKFNEFGYKFRDRRVEVLFQKVHKFIMNNDDQGIVDLFGKLVYFTTKQWTLTNYYKRILLDRGSTDAVDAITEFELAGMQYRDNLNSTIANWFNELLDLAENQWSEEQSDKITGNYLNKQYITDILKSFQKAKTALYKNLIKYDMNFLTNTIDFI
- a CDS encoding phosphotransferase enzyme family protein, which produces MIKISKQMLDRMTKKFGADVDSLVFVGGGKEESDGILYSYSSGSKEMVLKILSIPKENADTAFEEMEERTRFVNYLGRQGMDIAYPVKNKNNNIIETIETEEYILAAYEMNRVYGNIPQAHDFSKNFYIRYGKIIGKLHQLSKIYPKWKGNAPDGDSKVLHWSDEWKFFYSWCQDSEVKRAWQNIKAELSSLPVTRDTFGFIHNDPHVENIMIEKGRVVLIDFDVANFHWFMNDIAIASQFLMFSTTGGMGAPFKDMDKLKSFYMHFMNGYETENHMDAISLDKLELFINYRRLLMYTISQHWLESNPEQKKSWKQMILNSPSLHLFN
- a CDS encoding condensation domain-containing protein; amino-acid sequence: MDTLKNRIATLPIMRGYDSMELVKKLDKGNVEDIVAVTPMQASMLFHYFSDPSSGMYFDQSCYRLKGKISADALVQAWNVVVHNNEILRTVFRWQGIRFPLQIVQKEYDLPITHYRLSNLNTIARQRDIESIRLADIQRLADITDEPFRVILCELSPDEYEMIVSTHHVLYDGWSNALMLKEVLQAYGAITNNEEPRQVRKPRYKELVRWYQRQDKEHHKKFWKNYLREYKPQTLHEEVRYRKAERPEEYSLVLEDSLVQQIQRYLRSKEITLATFIYAVWGILLYQQKGHKDTLIGVTLSGRTPDIINVESMIGLFINTLPLRITFDSEKTAGELLHDINNDLLIFKEYEGTSLLDIHDCVTSPLDGQLFDTLVVIQNYPVDKIITNEDANIQLSFVSSYYLTNFKLTLSVKNFNGLQLDFSFTKDDYRLDEIEAMGQQLASLLGWMAAGDYDEMAVSDITMLLNQRKSEGLFRIQETIHQLDSIGRINFDEIF
- a CDS encoding U32 family peptidase, whose translation is MKYFSVPADFKKETIDRYEALNRRYKDAKVLETYGQLTSVGLVNSGRVTEVLPNVDVKSFTEYVSYSKDKGIDFNYTLNPSCLGNMEFSEAGMEQLIAQLKLIKSLGVDSLTLTSPQLMELVKGVGLGFKIKASAICEITSPSKALFYKKMGVERVVVDPDITRNFEKLKNICKGFGSGVEIIINNVCYKDCAYKMFHYNHEAHCTKDHPEQTIRNYYFNRCSMQKASGYKNSVRLNWIRPEDLKYYTESGISYFKLQGRQNIVNGDGAKTLEHYFNGDFDGNLFDLITMFAPYNSFQPYMDNKKLDGFVKTFYDHPTFCKDLCDSCKYCEKYAMKCIDRSSVEELNKQALDFYTAYDDYTHGIRRHVRSTSRNEGFTNTELDCEFEF
- a CDS encoding U32 family peptidase; amino-acid sequence: MKYFNIPADFKMETIDKYDELNQQYSDSKVIETYGQITLGNRIGSGRAYDLIPKLDITGLQKYIDYSAQKNIGFNYTMNTTCMGNKEFTKQGINEILGFLDELYAAGVRSLTVTLPSMIEIIRLKNYDFEIKASTVCQIINANKALAYKNLGVDKIVIDESINRDFEMLKRIRNAFGEKVEVITNVICHKNCIYEMFHHNQTSHDDGIRSGDSSATYYSHRCMMKRSENFANIMKLAWIRPEDLKYYTGIGINYFKLQGRQAILKGDPVRATKCYFEESFDGNLMDLLDMFSPTNSFNVYIDNKKLDGFLKPFYEKQNFCNNDCTSCRYCESYARRHTEYEKVQEMFDLATDFYQEFDQFTNMVKESSHAATPAKPKKDNAELNKIAELNFEF
- a CDS encoding non-ribosomal peptide synthetase, which gives rise to MYTGMISTLEEFKESRNYWMDKLGSEFDNTEFPADFSPEAAGAKTIFHFSFDQEMSASLLNMSKDQDVLLYIMLTAAFKILLNKLTNEENIIVCSPIFNTSAAVNPSFKGILLKERIVRAMSCKEFLLNVRNTVIEGYKNQHYPIEQLLEGEERRQAAFSRTIILLESIHGSTQPESLINNIDNNVTFAFHKNDELIGGKIIYPSGMYLEKTIGTFCDCYTFLLKQMLANINAPIRDLELVAEADRDKLLHTFNNTERTYPYNKPLSQLFEEQVLLNPDRTAVVFDGQQLTYSQLNERSNQLAALLIDLGVTDRDIVAIQAEYSLEMVVSIWGVLKVGAAYLPIDPKYPQERIRYMLEDSKAKYLLAQSEFISTSPITAIDLNDEVLFVNKPVHNPGTLVKAENAACMIYTSGSTGLPKGVVIRHNSLVNFIDWRIQEYRFTAADVIMQLLSFSFDGFGTNFYSSLLSGGCLILPAGNRWGDFNYIAQLMKDNRVTSMSVVPVMYEAILNHAEKSQLESLRLVVLAGDKCNSELIAMSEQQAGHILLVNEYGPTENTITTTAQVGMQADQPNIIGYPIANQSIYIINQDNNLMPVGIKGELCVSGAGLASEYWNNPELTIEKFIQNPFVPGERMYRTGDIAKRLPDGNVEFLGRADYQVKIRGYRIELVEVERAIMNTNLLREAIVMEREDLAGKQYLCAYILASEPIDLDVLNELLLQKLPNYMIPTRYIQLDSLPLTPNGKIHRKALPDPYMLPGQSAEYVQPTHYIEHEIVAIWANVLGIDQDKIGINNSFFHLGGNSLLLMQVHHAIDRLYPDTVSIPELFVYHTVSKLALFIEDKQSQNTGQFMLDGVKLPEDYFHVEPIGRLNDRIYFEVPADVFCKIKHIEHATPENILIFAYAYLLMKLSDTSTVCLQAITGSKNVIRKVTLDFREQNDFTTLFSMMDRQIAADESAGLRVSKLARSKVVQQVYTVLPLFYTKHSVNRSNTLHEFFDLLLELNLLDDSAQFACEYNSALLKDDKAEEIVHMYLKLLELMAAQFS